The DNA window ACGCTTTGGGCGGCAGCCTGTTGCCCTGGATCGACACGGCCCTGGAAAACGGCCAGAGCCGTGAAGAGTGGAAGGCCCAGGCTGAGACCAACAAAATTCTGGGCCGCAGCGGCGACCCGGTGGCCATCGACGGCACCTGCGTGCGCATTGGCGCCATGCGGTGCCACAGCCAGGCGCTGACCATCAAACTGAACAAGTCAGTATCCATGGCGGCCATCGAGGACGCCATCGCTTCGGCCAACGACTGGGTGAAGGTGATCCCCAATGACAAGGAATCCACCGTCTCCCAGCTGACCCCCACAGCGGTTACTGGCACTCTCGGTATTCCGGTGGGGCGCCTGCGCAAGACTAATCTGGGCGATCAGTACCTCAATGCCTTTACCGTGGGCGACCAGTTGCTCTGGGGTGCGGCGGAACCCCTGCGCCGCATGCTGCGGATTCTGCTGGGTGACATCAAGTAATGGCATCTTCAATTCGGCTGGCACTGTATTGTCAGCCCGGCCCGGCGGTGGATGTATTGCTGGACCGCCTGGCGGATGTCTCTGAGGTGACCGCGCTGTTCCCCTTTGCCCAAGACTGGGAAGGGGAGTCTTTGCTGTGGCGTGGCCGCCCGGTTGCCCTGGGCAATCCAGCCAAGCCGGTAGCTGAGGATGTTGACGCGGTTATTTTTCTGGACGACCCACAGCTTGCCAACGATTGCCTCGATGATTACCTCGATGCCGACGTTATGGTGTTTGACGGCACCTGCGTACTGGACGAGCGGGGTGAGGGGCAGTGGTACTGGGGGGGAGAAAAGCTGCCTTCGGCAGAGCGGAGAATCTCCCTGGCTGATGCCGCAGTAAGCCACAGCCTGACCTTTCTCGAGAGCCTCCCTGAACCGGTGAACCAACTAGCAATCTCGGTATGTCTGCCGGTTTCCCAGCGGGGCAAGACGGGCATTGACAGTCTTGCGGCTGAGTCGGCCCGCCTCCTCAATGGCCAGGCCATTGAGCAATTCGGCCTTGGTAGTCAGATTGCCTTCAATGTGTTGCCGGATGTCGGTTATCAGCTGGCCGCACAATATGAGCACCAGCTGCGGGTCATTTTGGGGGGCGAGGTGTCGGTTCAGTGCCACTGCTTCACCGTGCCGGTGT is part of the Spongiibacter taiwanensis genome and encodes:
- a CDS encoding Asd/ArgC dimerization domain-containing protein; protein product: MASSIRLALYCQPGPAVDVLLDRLADVSEVTALFPFAQDWEGESLLWRGRPVALGNPAKPVAEDVDAVIFLDDPQLANDCLDDYLDADVMVFDGTCVLDERGEGQWYWGGEKLPSAERRISLADAAVSHSLTFLESLPEPVNQLAISVCLPVSQRGKTGIDSLAAESARLLNGQAIEQFGLGSQIAFNVLPDVGYQLAAQYEHQLRVILGGEVSVQCHCFTVPVFYGHTISLIAETAEPMGYSEVLDSLGRCLRLNLDATAVAASLGDDSGIEIASVTLDKQSDKRLRATLIGDNLRDGVVSNLVSALEILIKSDT